A region of [Bacteroides] pectinophilus DNA encodes the following proteins:
- a CDS encoding PHP domain-containing protein → MESELKKEKMWKYDMHVHTREVSPCGRMSVEEVVNAYMESGYDGIWITNHFHREFLELTEGMDWNKKIDFYLKPIRDAVKNLKDAGKDFHIGLGMELRFLTDPNDYLIYGLSEKLLYNEADRWLYMDLQSFYEKYKDRLLIIQAHPNRADSSYPADIDYLHGMEAVNTSPRHDSGNEKTQKILIMHPWMIPTAGSDSHRPEDIGRTGIMAGESIDTEERLVAVLKSREYALI, encoded by the coding sequence TAAAAAAAGAAAAAATGTGGAAATATGATATGCACGTTCACACCAGGGAGGTAAGTCCCTGTGGCAGGATGAGCGTTGAAGAAGTTGTTAATGCTTATATGGAAAGCGGTTATGACGGTATCTGGATTACTAACCATTTTCATAGGGAATTTCTTGAATTAACAGAGGGAATGGACTGGAATAAAAAGATAGATTTTTATCTGAAGCCAATCCGTGATGCAGTAAAAAATCTTAAGGACGCAGGAAAGGATTTTCATATCGGACTTGGAATGGAACTCAGATTCCTGACGGATCCGAATGATTATCTGATATATGGATTATCAGAGAAGCTTTTGTACAATGAAGCTGACAGATGGTTATACATGGATCTGCAGTCGTTCTATGAAAAGTATAAGGACAGGCTGCTTATAATCCAGGCTCATCCGAACCGCGCGGACAGTTCATATCCTGCCGATATAGATTATCTTCACGGAATGGAGGCGGTTAACACATCACCGCGCCATGACAGCGGTAATGAAAAGACGCAGAAGATACTTATTATGCATCCGTGGATGATTCCTACTGCAGGAAGTGACAGCCACAGACCGGAAGACATAGGAAGAACCGGAATTATGGCAGGAGAGAGTATAGACACGGAGGAACGTCTGGTGGCAGTATTAAAGAGCAGGGAGTACGCACTGATATGA
- a CDS encoding MBL fold metallo-hydrolase, producing MSCIYAIPFGQADCFVVALDTGNGRRYVLIDGGTRKHGRNELRLFLEDNNISSISLLAVTHMHQDHIGYIPEMTGRLHTETALLPFRAKLMRGMMIDNSEMREDYFDLLRIAMNLENQHTKIYYNNSIQKYQSFVIGDYMLTVIYPNRDSALTLTKDSSLINGDSSVMLLTKGKRQLALFCGDCFEENFSGLYFQYVEDNCLEKGVEVLKLSHHGRNDKGHVYYTEDFLKKISPRKTVITSDTGNIKKYSAEWKRILTGTDTYVIEDKIMEIVIEE from the coding sequence ATGAGCTGTATATATGCAATTCCGTTTGGGCAGGCTGACTGCTTTGTTGTGGCGCTTGATACCGGCAACGGCAGAAGGTATGTGCTGATAGATGGTGGGACAAGAAAGCATGGGCGCAATGAATTAAGGCTTTTTCTGGAAGATAACAATATCAGCAGCATAAGCCTGTTAGCCGTAACACATATGCATCAGGATCACATAGGCTATATCCCGGAGATGACCGGGAGACTGCATACAGAGACGGCGCTATTACCATTCCGCGCGAAGCTTATGCGTGGGATGATGATTGACAATTCTGAGATGAGAGAGGATTATTTTGACCTTCTCAGGATAGCAATGAATCTTGAAAATCAGCACACAAAGATTTATTACAACAACAGCATTCAGAAGTATCAGTCATTTGTAATTGGGGATTACATGCTGACTGTAATATATCCGAACAGGGACAGCGCACTGACATTGACAAAGGACAGCAGCCTTATTAATGGTGACAGCTCAGTTATGTTACTGACAAAAGGTAAAAGACAGCTTGCCCTGTTCTGCGGCGATTGTTTTGAGGAGAATTTTTCTGGTTTGTATTTTCAATATGTGGAAGATAATTGTCTGGAAAAAGGCGTGGAAGTCCTGAAGCTGTCACATCATGGGAGAAATGATAAAGGACACGTTTATTATACGGAAGATTTTTTGAAGAAAATCAGTCCACGGAAGACTGTTATTACAAGTGACACGGGCAATATAAAAAAATATTCCGCTGAGTGGAAGCGGATACTGACCGGAACTGATACTTATGTTATCGAAGATAAAATAATGGAGATTGTGATAGAAGAATAG